The sequence TGTTCGATGGCCAGCCACAGATACGCCATCTGCTCGACGTTGAACGTGCCGTAGTCGATGAGATCGATCGGCGTGAACGGGTCGTCGGCGTACTGCCGGATCGTGAACGCTGACCCACGGGGCGTCACCTCCTCGCCGAGAGCGAGTTCGACCCGAGAGCCGTCGGGCAGCGTCGTGCCCACGATGGGGTCGCCGACGCTGATGTGGCGCCCCGACTGCTGGGCCAACCGCACCACGTAGTTGTCGAGTTCGTCCGGCTCCTCGAAGATCACGTTCGTCTCGATGTCGGTGTACTGGTCGTGATAGACGAAGATGGGCAGGTCGTAGCCGTCACACGAGACGTCCTCGATGTGCGGATCGTGCATCAGGGGGTCGAGTCGACCGAACCCTCGGAAGTCCCGGACCAGGTAGTATCGGAGGGCGTGAAACGTCTCCATGTCCACGTCGAGACCGTACTCCTCGAGTAGCGACTCGAGTTCGGCCGACAGCACCGACTCGTCGATCTCCGTCCCCTCGGCGCGAAACAGGAGCGGATCGCGGATGTCCTCTCTGACGCGGTCGAGAAGCGACGACTGGAACGTCGAGAGGTCGGGTTCGACGGCGTGGTAGCGGTGCTTGCTCTCCTCGGCGTCGTAGGTGATGACGACGTAGGCAAAGGGCGCGTTCACCCAGTACCGGTCGAGTTCGTTTTCGTCCGACGGACAGTCGAAACTTCCGAGTGGGCCGTCCTCCCCGGGTCGGAACGGGCGAGCGTCGACGGTCGATCCCCGAAGCATCTCGTACGTGCGGACGAGTTGCCGGCGGAATCGATCGAAGGCCCGGTCGGCCTGCGACGCCGCGTCACCTGACATCGTAGGACGTGAGCGCTACGCGAGGAATCGACTTAAACGTGCGCCCGGAATGAGATCTGGATCGCCTCATACGGGTTATTGTCTGGTGGACCGCCGACCCGTCTGGGCGACCACCGGTGCTGGCTTACCGTCTCACTCGCCTCGCTCCGGCGGCGAGATTCCCTCGATATCCCCCGTCGCGCTGTCGCTGACGACGAACTGCCCCGCGGCCTGCGTGCGCCGGCTCACTGCCGACACCCGAAGGACGTAGCTGCCGACGAGGACGAACGGCGCGAGCGCGATGGCCTCGACGGTCGCGACCAGCAGGTGCGTCGTGGGGATGGCGCCCAAGAAATGCATGAACGACGCCGTCGTCGCCACCGAGAGTACGGACGTGAACACGAGGTTTCGGGAGAGGTTCGCGAACTCCTGTCGGATGTAGAGCGATTTGAAGTAGGATCTGGCGGTCGCGAAATACTGCAGGAGCTGCAGAAGCTCGGTGATCGACTCCTCGGTCCGGGACGGGAGGTTGTCGCTGTGTGCCGAGCGCAGTCGCCGGAGGTCGTTTATCTGCCGGTCGTGGTTGTAATCCATCATCGCGATGACGATGTCGGCGTTCGTCGACGACACCCGGAGCCGTCGGTTCATCTCGCCCGTCTCCTCGGCGAGGGAGTCGAGATACTCGTCCAGGTCGGCCCGCAGTTCGAACTCTGCGGCGTGGACGTCGTCGTCGATGGCCTGTGCGAGACTCAGTATCTCCGCCGAGAGCAGTCGGACGAACCGCACGGGGGCCGCGGGAACGTGCTCGACATCGAGCACGTCCTCTAACTGTCGGCGGAACTCGACGATGCTCTGAATCCGGCCGAACTCCCGATCGAGCGCCGACTCCTCCTGGGTGACGAAGAGGGAGTTCACCGAGACGACGATCGAAAAGAGCAGGAAGTTCCCGCTCAGCAGCGCGCCGACGAGCGGCACCGTCGTGTGCTGGTGGCTGGACTCACCGACCAGCGTGGCGCTGATCGTATGTCCCGCGACGCCGACGAGTGCGAAGCCAACCGCCAGCGCGACGCCGGCGACGACGACCCGGTCCCCGTCGAGCAGGAGCCAGCGGTACGCTCGCCGGAGCGACAGCCAGTGTCGACGCTCGTCGGCGGGTGGTCGAGACATCTCGTTTCTCTGCCCGCTGGGGCGACTTATATGGATTGTTGTAACGGTGTCCCGTGGGTTGTGGACGGGGCGCTGTTGGATCATTACCCCCACGCGCGCCGAAGCCGAGCGAGTTCGGTGGCGACGATCCGGCGCTCGAGGAGCGCGACGCCGGCGACGACGACACAGAACCCGACCGCCGTCGCGACGGTGACGGGTTCGTCGAGCAGGATCCAGCCGGTGAGGGCGGCGACGATGGGAACGACGTACGCCACCAGGTTCGCACGGACGGGGCCGACCCGCCGGATGAGCGTGAAGTAGATGGGGTACGCAAAGGCCGTCGACGGGATGGCGACCACGATCACCGTGAGGACGACGGTCGGCGTCGGCGTCGTCCCGGCGACCGATTCGCCGATGGCGTAACTCCAGGCGTGGAGAAGTACGGCGCCGAGCCCCATCGCCCAGGCGGTCAGCGGGACGCTGTCCATCGTCGCGTTGATGCGTCGCATGAGCACGCTCCCGAGGGCGATGGCCGCCGCCGCACCGAGGACGAGCAACTGGCCGACGGTCGACCCCGCGGTGAGCGTCTCCGGCGACGGCTGGACGATGATGACGACGCCCACCAGTCCCAGCAGAATGCCGAGCAGCCCGCGCAGATC comes from Haloplanus sp. XH21 and encodes:
- a CDS encoding type II/IV secretion system ATPase subunit, with the translated sequence MSGDAASQADRAFDRFRRQLVRTYEMLRGSTVDARPFRPGEDGPLGSFDCPSDENELDRYWVNAPFAYVVITYDAEESKHRYHAVEPDLSTFQSSLLDRVREDIRDPLLFRAEGTEIDESVLSAELESLLEEYGLDVDMETFHALRYYLVRDFRGFGRLDPLMHDPHIEDVSCDGYDLPIFVYHDQYTDIETNVIFEEPDELDNYVVRLAQQSGRHISVGDPIVGTTLPDGSRVELALGEEVTPRGSAFTIRQYADDPFTPIDLIDYGTFNVEQMAYLWLAIEHNKSLIFAGGTASGKTTSMNAVSMFIPPRSKVLSIEDTRELSLYHDNWLSSVTRERLHEGADIDMYDLLRSALRHRPEYIIVGEVRGEEAVTLFQAMNTGHTTFSTMHADSIETVINRLENEPINVPRAMIQSLDLLCVQRLTRLDGERVRRSSAISEIGGIDQRTGELDYSNTFTWDPDTDTFDRYDSSLLDEIQDDRGWTRTELLEEIRNRRRFLTALRDRGITDYRQFTALVNEYYADSERVLERIQGLGTDA
- a CDS encoding DMT family transporter — encoded protein: MPVGRYRNVGLFVLLSVLFGCSFVAIKAGLGALPPVFFAALRFDLAAPILLGYAAWRHTDWRPRSRADVAGLAVGAVTIVAANNGLLFLGQQTITPAAASVMYGLNPILSPAFAFLLLGDRLDLRGLLGILLGLVGVVIIVQPSPETLTAGSTVGQLLVLGAAAAIALGSVLMRRINATMDSVPLTAWAMGLGAVLLHAWSYAIGESVAGTTPTPTVVLTVIVVAIPSTAFAYPIYFTLIRRVGPVRANLVAYVVPIVAALTGWILLDEPVTVATAVGFCVVVAGVALLERRIVATELARLRRAWG